A window of Euwallacea fornicatus isolate EFF26 chromosome 13, ASM4011564v1, whole genome shotgun sequence contains these coding sequences:
- the LOC136342998 gene encoding eukaryotic translation initiation factor 2 subunit 3-like isoform X2 has protein sequence MASSENSGVTTGQPNLHKQDLSKLDVTKLTALSPEVISRQATINIGTIGHVAHGKSTVVKAISGVQTVRFKNELERNITIKLGYANAKIYKCDNQKCPRPASYISGSSSKDDSFPCLRPACTGRFQLVRHVSFVDCPGHDILMATMLNGAAVMDAALLLIAGNESCPQPQTSEHLAAIEIMKLKHIIILQNKIDLVKEGQAKEQHEQIVKFVQGTVAEGAPIIPISAQLKYNIEVLCEYITKKIPIPQRDFTSLPRLIVIRSFDVNKPGCEVNDLKGGVAGGSILRGVLKVGQEIEVRPGLVSKDSEGKLTCRPIFSRIVSLYTEQNELQFAVPGGLIGVGTKIEPTLCRADRLVGQVLGAIGALPNIFIELEVSYYLLKRLLGVRTEGDKKGAKVQRLTKSEVLLVNIGSLSTGGRVVATKADLCKIALTNPVCTEVGEKIALSRRVEKHWRLIGWGQIRGGETIEPTTN, from the exons atggCATCTAGTGAAAATAGTGGAGTAACTACGGGGCAGCCCAATTTACATAAGCAGGATTTATCGAAATTG GATGTAACCAAGTTAACTGCCCTATCTCCTGAGGTTATTAGTAGGCAAGCTACTATTAATATTGGAACCATTGGGCATGTAGCTCATGGAAAATCAACTGTAGTTAAAGCTATATCAGGTGTTCAAACTGTACGCTTCAAAAATGAATTGGAgagaaatattacaattaaacTGG GGTACGCCAATGCTAAAATCTATAAGTGTGATAACCAAAAATGCCCCCGTCCAGCTTCGTACATTTCGGGGTCATCTTCGAAAGACGACAGTTTTCCCTGTCTGCGCCCCGCTTGCACAGGCCGATTCCAGTTGGTGCGCCACGTTAGTTTCGTGGATTGCCCTGGTCACGACATTCTTATGGCCACCATGTTGAACGGAGCTGCCGTGATGGACGCAGCGTTGCTGCTGATCGCAG GCAACGAATCCTGCCCACAACCGCAAACCAGCGAGCATCTGGCCGCTATAGAAATCATGAAGTTAAAGCACataataattttgcaaaataaaattgacttAGTCAAAGAAGGACAAGCCAAGGAACAGCACGAGCAAATCGTGAAGTTCGTCCAAGGAACCGTAGCTGAGGGCGCTCCCATCATTCCAATTTCCGCTCAGTTGAAATACAACATTGAA GTTTTATGCGAATATATTACCAAGAAAATTCCAATTCCGCAACGCGATTTCACCTCACTGCCTCGTTTGATCGTCATCAGATCTTTCGATGTCAATAAGCCTGGATGTGAAGTAAATGACCTTAAAGGCGGAGTTGCTGGAGGAAGTATATTGAGAGGCGTGTTGAAGGTCGGCCAAGAGATTGAAGTGAGGCCTGGCCTTGTCAGCAAAGATTCGGAAGGAAAATTGACCTGCAGACCTATATTTTCAAG GATTGTTTCATTGTACACTGAACAAAATGAGCTGCAATTTGCGGTCCCTGGGGGGCTCATTGGAGTTGGTACTAAAATAGAACCGACACTTTGCAGAGCTGATCGCTTGGTGGGTCAGGTTTTAGGTGCCATTGGAGCTCTGCCTAATATATTTATTGAGCTAGAG GTGAGTTATTACCTGCTAAAAAGGCTCTTGGGCGTACGCACGGAAGGCGATAAAAAAGGTGCCAAAGTACAACGTTTGACAAAATCCGAGGTGCTATTGGTCAACATCGGTTCACTTAGCACCGGAGGACGCGTTGTGGCTACAAAGGCCGATTTGTGTAAAATCGCTTTGACTAATCCAGTTTGTACTGAAGTAGGAGAGAAAATCGCCCTTAGCAGAAGAGTAGAAAAACATTGGCGTCTCATCGGATGGGGACAAATTAGGGGAGGGGAAACGATTGAACCTACTACTAATTAA
- the LOC136342998 gene encoding histone-lysine N-methyltransferase Su(var)3-9-like isoform X1 gives MASSENSGVTTGQPNLHKQDLSKLDVTKLTALSPEVISRQATINIGTIGHVAHGKSTVVKAISGVQTVRFKNELERNITIKLDKLQYNGKGQVTWPPDIAGHHINMENALLDLNCWNQRGKKRKRRKILSSTYKNKFVVEAIEKMEFDDYERKYLFFIKWKDYDFDCNTWEPIEHLEGADDILEKYLSEYLTDDVLKKVGEKFDVSDDISDEMLINTVLKGDLTNIPKKLVIQKELLKFINVSIHPHFVKKIENGRRTLMTYLLVLKREDQLAKIRRWEEVINRMDKSEAVITVENNADLDFPPENFCYINEYIATGDIEISEDLEIHCECKECGPSMKSCCGRQTNRAFTYTTNGRVNINPGNAIIECNKLCKCDSSCRNRVIQHGRKVPLCIFRTFNGCGWGVKVLRKVPCGEFICEYVGEIINHDEAERRGKSYNAEGRTYLFDLDYNSRDNLYTVDAASHGNVSHFINHSCDPNLGVYATWIDSLNPHLPRLALFALREIKKGEELNFDYMLNIDRPAVKTPEKGRPKLDTPEKDTFISNRPSCKCSAVNCRRYLF, from the exons atggCATCTAGTGAAAATAGTGGAGTAACTACGGGGCAGCCCAATTTACATAAGCAGGATTTATCGAAATTG GATGTAACCAAGTTAACTGCCCTATCTCCTGAGGTTATTAGTAGGCAAGCTACTATTAATATTGGAACCATTGGGCATGTAGCTCATGGAAAATCAACTGTAGTTAAAGCTATATCAGGTGTTCAAACTGTACGCTTCAAAAATGAATTGGAgagaaatattacaattaaacTGG ACAAGCTACAGTACAATGGTAAAGGTCAGGTCACTTGGCCACCAGACATTGCAGGTCACCACATTAACATGGAAAATGCCCTACTGGACCTCAACTGCTGGAATCAGAGGGGTAAAAAACGGAAAAGACGAAAAATTTTGTCATCAACTTATAAGAACAAGTTTGTCGTTGAGGCTATAGAAAAAATGGAGTTTGATGATTACGAGagaaaatatctattttttattaaatggaaGGATTATGATTTTGATTGTAACACTTGGGAGCCGATAGAGCATCTTGAGGGAGCAGATGACATTTTAGAGAAGTACCTCAGCGAGTATTTAACCGATGATGTTTTAAAGAAAGTAGGAGAAAAGTTTGACGTGAGCGATGATATTAGCGATGAGATGCTTATTAATACAGTACTTAAAGGAGACCTCACAAACATTCCTAAAAAACTTGTAATTCAGAAGGAACTCTTAAAGTTCATTAACGTATCTATTCACCCACATTTCGTTAAAAAGATTGAAAATGGTAGAAGGACTTTAATGACATATTTATTGGTGTTGAAACGGGAAGATCAATTGGCTAAAATTCGCCGGTGGGAGGAAGTCATAAACAGGATGGACAAGTCTGAAGCAGTTATCACGGTAGAAAATAATGCCGATTTAGATTTCCCTCCAGAAAACTTCTGTTACATAAATGAGTATATCGCTACTGGAGATATAGAAATTTCAGAAGACCTAGAGATTCATTGTGAGTGCAAAGAATGCGGCCCCAGCATGAAATCATGTTGCGGCAGACAGACCAATAGAGCTTTCACTTATACGACTAATGGAAGGGTTAATATAAATCCCGGCAATGCCATTATTGAATGCAACAAACTATGTAAGTGCGACTCTAGTTGTCGGAACCGGGTGATTCAACACGGAAGAAAAGTGCCCCTTTGCATTTTTCGCACCTTTAATGGCTGTGGCTGGGGAGTGAAGGTACTGAGAAAAGTCCCGTGTGGGGAATTTATTTGCGAGTATGTGGGCGAAATCATCAACCACGATGAAGCAGAGAGACGAGGGAAATCGTATAATGCCGAAGGCAGAACCTATTTGTTCGACTTAGACTATAATTCGCGTGACAACTTATATACTGTGGACGCAGCTAGTCACGGCAACGTTTCCCATTTCATAAACCACTCCTGTGATCCAAATTTAGGCGTGTACGCCACGTGGATTGATTCTCTCAATCCCCATTTACCCAGACTAGCGCTGTTTGCGTTACGAGAAATCAAAAAGGGGGAGGAACTAAATTTTGACTACATGTTAAACATTGACCGTCCTGCGGTGAAGACGCCGGAAAAGGGACGTCCAAAGTTAGATACTCCGGAAAAAGACACTTTCATTTCTAATCGGCCGTCCTGCAAGTGTTCCGCGGTTAATTGTCGGCGTTATCTGTTTTAA